The Methanofastidiosum sp. DNA window AGAAGCATTAAATAACCTTCGCTATCTCTTCTTGCACCGTCACCTGTAAAGTAATACTTTCCATCCCATTTACCCCAGTATTTTTCAAGGTATTTTTCTTCGTCTCCATATATTCCTTTTAACATTGAAGGCCAAGGACTTTTTAGAACAAGATATCCTCCTTCATCAGGTTCGACGGGCTCTCCGGCCTCATTCAATATATCTAGAGAAACGCCTGGAAAAGGGAATCCTGCATGACCTGGTTTCATTGTATGGTATCCAGGAAGTGTTGTTATCATTATCATACCTGTTTCTGTTTGCCACCAAGTGTCTACTATTGGGCATCTTTTCTTTCCTATATGGGTGTAATACCATATCCATGCTTCTGGATTTATTGGTTCACCTACACTTCCCAGTAATCTTAGTGTTTCTAATGAAAAAGGCTTTAGATACTCTGTACCTGCTTTCATGAAAGCTCTTATTGCAGTGGGGGCAGTGTAAAATATTGTAACCCCATATTTGTCGATAATTCTCCAGTATCTATCCATTTCTGGCCAATCTGGAGCTCCTTCATACATGAATAGAGTTGCCCCAACTGCAAGAGGGCCATAGACAATGTAACTGTGGCCGGTTATCCAACCTATATCGGCCGTGCACCAAAATACATCTTGATCTTTCATATCAAATATTAATTTACTGGTGGTATAAACCCCAGTTAAATAGCCTCCAGTAGAATGAAGAATTCCCTTAGGTTTACCAGTTGTCCCTGATGTATATAAGATGAATAGACCATCGTCAGAATTCATCTTTTCAGGCTCGCAATAAGGATCGACTTCATCTTCAAGTTCATGCCACCAGAAGTCTCTTCCTTTCTTGATCCTGAGAGGGAACTCTCCCCTTTTTATAATCAATACATTTTCAATAGATGGCGTATCCTTAACAGCATAATCTGAATCGTGTTTTAATGGTATTAAGCTACCTCTTCTATACCCTCCATCTGCAGTAATCAATAATTTTGCCTTGCAATCATTTATTCTATCTCTCAAAGCTTCAGAACTAAATCCTCCAAATACAACCATGTGAATCGCACCAATTCTTGCACATGCTAACATGGCAATTACTGCCTCAGGAATCATGGGCATGTAAATAGCTACCCTATCCCCTTTGCCAACTCCAAATTTTTTTAAAACATTGGAAAATTTATTTACTTCCCTATAAAGATCCCAGTAAGTAAGGGTTTTTGTATCTCCGGGCTCTCCTTCCCATATTATAGCTGCCTTGTTCCTTCCACCATT harbors:
- the acs gene encoding acetate--CoA ligase — protein: MVSVKGKSLEGLLTEFRRFYPSTEFKKKAHITSKETIENASKNSEKFWESYASELHWYKKWEKVLDWNPPHSKWFVNGELNACYNCVDRHIKNGGRNKAAIIWEGEPGDTKTLTYWDLYREVNKFSNVLKKFGVGKGDRVAIYMPMIPEAVIAMLACARIGAIHMVVFGGFSSEALRDRINDCKAKLLITADGGYRRGSLIPLKHDSDYAVKDTPSIENVLIIKRGEFPLRIKKGRDFWWHELEDEVDPYCEPEKMNSDDGLFILYTSGTTGKPKGILHSTGGYLTGVYTTSKLIFDMKDQDVFWCTADIGWITGHSYIVYGPLAVGATLFMYEGAPDWPEMDRYWRIIDKYGVTIFYTAPTAIRAFMKAGTEYLKPFSLETLRLLGSVGEPINPEAWIWYYTHIGKKRCPIVDTWWQTETGMIMITTLPGYHTMKPGHAGFPFPGVSLDILNEAGEPVEPDEGGYLVLKSPWPSMLKGIYGDEEKYLEKYWGKWDGKYYFTGDGARRDSEGYLMLLGRVDDVLSIAGHRVGTMEVESALVSHPSVAEAAVVGITHEITGQAIVGFIVLKDNVDKDFDLEDSIREHVVKKIGPIARPRKIIFSSELPKTRSGKIMRRLLKDIAEGKVLGDTTTLTEPEVIDNLKKQYENIEG